A region from the Desulfitobacterium dehalogenans ATCC 51507 genome encodes:
- a CDS encoding polyprenyl synthetase family protein has product MFQKELDDYARLVDSYLARLPWQAGTLTESMKYSLSAGGKRIRPVLALAAAHAVGGEGEDILPAVCGLELIHTYSLIHDDLPAMDDDDYRRGSLSNHKVFGEGQAILAGDALLTYAFELLAQPMGGVEPQRQLRAIREVAQAAGPAGMVGGQVLDLEAEEKQLNLSELEQVHRLKTGAMLVVSARLGAILAGGTEEKIDALTRYAQAIGLAFQIKDDILDLESDSETLGKPVHSDLRQHKSTYPSLMGLEGAKLELKVKTDEAHAALEVLGERAGFLHEFADYIAQRKH; this is encoded by the coding sequence ATGTTTCAGAAGGAATTAGATGATTATGCTCGATTAGTGGACTCCTATTTGGCACGACTTCCTTGGCAGGCCGGTACCCTTACTGAAAGCATGAAGTATTCCCTTTCTGCAGGGGGCAAACGCATTCGCCCTGTTCTGGCTCTTGCGGCGGCTCATGCTGTGGGGGGTGAAGGTGAAGATATCCTTCCGGCAGTCTGTGGTTTGGAGCTTATACATACCTATTCCTTAATCCATGATGATCTTCCCGCCATGGACGATGACGATTACCGGCGGGGGAGTTTATCCAATCATAAAGTTTTCGGGGAAGGACAGGCCATTCTTGCCGGTGATGCCCTTTTAACTTATGCCTTTGAACTTCTTGCTCAACCCATGGGCGGGGTAGAGCCCCAACGTCAGCTTCGGGCCATCAGGGAAGTTGCCCAGGCAGCAGGACCTGCGGGAATGGTAGGTGGACAGGTGCTGGATTTGGAAGCTGAAGAAAAGCAGCTGAACCTTTCCGAGCTGGAGCAAGTCCATCGTCTGAAAACCGGGGCGATGCTGGTAGTTTCCGCTCGTTTAGGAGCTATTCTTGCCGGAGGAACGGAAGAGAAGATCGACGCTTTGACCCGGTACGCCCAAGCCATCGGTCTCGCTTTCCAGATTAAGGACGATATCCTCGATCTTGAAAGTGATAGCGAAACCCTGGGTAAGCCCGTTCATAGCGATCTCCGACAGCATAAATCCACCTACCCCTCTTTAATGGGACTGGAAGGCGCTAAGCTGGAATTGAAGGTAAAGACCGATGAAGCTCATGCCGCCTTGGAGGTTTTAGGAGAGCGGGCCGGCTTTCTGCACGAATTTGCTGATTATATTGCTCAGCGGAAGCATTGA
- a CDS encoding NAD(+)/NADH kinase produces MDRVGLWINRSKPEAITLAEQITHWFEERGWDVYTDWEKITAQGVSFLISLGGDGTLLEASREAAPYAIPVLGVNLGRLGFLCEIERNEIFDALDKVIDHEYNIQERLMLTATVNDSDQAFCVLNDVVFLRDPSSAMVTLQANLTGEPSVSYPADGLIVSTPTGSTAYALSAGGPIMSPNVEAILLIPLAAHSLSARPMVISAKENIEIILARGEECIVSFDGYHRTVVKYGEKVVIKRASINALLIRLGKRSFPHVVREKLKDRWHE; encoded by the coding sequence GTGGATCGAGTCGGCTTATGGATTAATCGCAGTAAACCTGAAGCCATAACCTTAGCCGAGCAGATCACCCATTGGTTTGAAGAACGTGGGTGGGATGTTTATACCGATTGGGAAAAGATCACTGCTCAGGGTGTGAGTTTTCTCATCTCCTTAGGAGGAGACGGGACATTGCTCGAAGCTTCCCGGGAGGCTGCTCCTTATGCTATTCCCGTCCTAGGTGTCAATCTTGGCCGCCTGGGTTTTCTTTGTGAAATTGAACGAAATGAGATCTTTGATGCTTTAGACAAGGTCATTGATCATGAGTATAACATCCAAGAACGTCTTATGCTCACAGCAACAGTAAATGATTCAGACCAGGCTTTCTGTGTGTTAAATGATGTGGTCTTTTTAAGAGATCCTTCTTCAGCCATGGTTACCCTGCAGGCTAACCTAACGGGAGAACCCTCTGTAAGCTACCCGGCCGACGGCTTGATTGTATCCACGCCCACAGGCTCTACTGCCTATGCCCTATCCGCAGGGGGCCCCATCATGAGCCCTAACGTAGAGGCCATATTGCTGATTCCACTGGCAGCTCATTCCTTATCAGCCCGTCCCATGGTCATTTCGGCTAAGGAGAACATTGAAATTATCTTAGCCCGTGGGGAAGAGTGTATCGTCAGTTTTGACGGCTATCATCGTACGGTTGTCAAATATGGCGAAAAGGTAGTTATTAAGCGGGCTTCCATTAACGCTTTATTGATTCGCCTGGGGAAAAGGAGCTTTCCCCATGTGGTGCGGGAAAAGTTAAAGGATCGTTGGCATGAATAA
- the argR gene encoding arginine repressor has product MKTRRQMKIQEIINNQVIHTQEELAELLRKEGFDVTQATVSRDIKEMGLIKVPTSEDDYRYAVPGTTQPLSTPDRLKRRMRETVVTINDSENLVVLRTIPGNAQALASLIDHSNWEEVIGTVAGDDTILLVVKPADAVPIVRGRIAQFME; this is encoded by the coding sequence ATGAAGACCCGTCGCCAGATGAAAATCCAAGAAATTATTAATAATCAAGTGATTCATACCCAGGAGGAGCTTGCAGAGTTATTAAGGAAGGAAGGCTTTGATGTAACCCAGGCTACCGTATCCCGTGACATCAAAGAAATGGGATTAATCAAAGTACCTACCTCAGAAGATGATTACCGGTATGCTGTTCCGGGTACGACTCAGCCTCTCAGCACACCGGATCGGTTAAAACGACGGATGAGAGAAACTGTAGTTACAATTAATGACAGCGAGAATTTAGTGGTCCTGCGGACCATTCCCGGAAATGCGCAGGCCCTTGCCAGCCTGATCGATCACAGCAATTGGGAAGAAGTGATCGGAACGGTGGCAGGGGATGATACCATTCTCTTAGTGGTAAAGCCTGCCGATGCGGTCCCCATCGTCCGGGGACGTATCGCTCAGTTCATGGAATAG
- the dxs gene encoding 1-deoxy-D-xylulose-5-phosphate synthase, protein MGILEEIDQPQDLKGLTYPELEQLAQEIRTEMIDVVSSNGGHLAPNLGVVELTLALHRVFDSPKDKIIWDVGHQSYVHKLVTGRQKEFKSLRLYKGLSGFPKRCESPHDCFETGHSSTSISAAVGFAKARDLRKEKNQVVAVIGDGAMTGGMAFEALNHAGHTKTNMIVVLNDNEMAIAQNVGAMSSYLNRLRTDPRYDRSKDEIENLLKRIPGIGSKVAKAAEKAKDSLKYLLVPGLLFEEMGFTYLGPINGHDQIALEQVLEQAKMVKEPVLVHVLTQKGKGYEPSEKNPSLFHGVGPFNKVTGEVIKKPAPPTYTEVFGKTLCEIAETDLRIAAITAAMPGGTGLNLFAQKFPDRFFDVGIAEQHAVTFSAALAFGGMKPVVSIYSTFYQRAYDQVLHDVCLPHANVVMAIDRAGVVGDDGPTHHGVFDISFLRVIPNLVFMAPKDENELRHMLYTSLQLDGPVALRYPRSVGQGVELTEELKELPVGKAEVIQEGKDITLIGIGPMVYTCMAAAVELRHRGVEATVINLRYINPLDRETILRYARMTKRLITVEDHMLAGGMGSAIIEVLADEGLADVVVERLGYDDYVDQGAISLLHQGYGLSVVGILKAAERLKVLQRIEGRSSV, encoded by the coding sequence GTGGGGATTCTCGAAGAAATTGACCAGCCCCAGGATCTAAAAGGGCTGACTTATCCCGAACTAGAACAGCTTGCCCAGGAAATCCGCACAGAAATGATTGATGTGGTCTCCTCCAATGGAGGGCATTTGGCTCCCAATCTTGGAGTCGTAGAATTAACCCTTGCCTTGCATCGCGTTTTTGACAGCCCGAAGGATAAAATCATCTGGGATGTGGGCCATCAGAGCTATGTTCATAAATTAGTCACAGGTAGACAAAAGGAATTTAAAAGCTTACGACTTTATAAAGGCCTATCCGGTTTCCCCAAACGCTGTGAAAGCCCTCATGATTGCTTTGAAACAGGTCATTCCAGCACCTCCATTTCGGCAGCTGTCGGCTTTGCTAAAGCAAGAGATCTGCGCAAAGAGAAGAATCAAGTGGTTGCTGTCATCGGTGATGGAGCTATGACCGGGGGAATGGCTTTTGAAGCATTGAACCACGCTGGTCATACCAAAACCAATATGATTGTGGTCCTCAATGATAATGAAATGGCTATCGCCCAAAATGTAGGGGCTATGTCCTCTTATCTTAACCGGTTGCGTACAGACCCACGCTATGATCGCAGCAAAGATGAGATCGAAAATCTCCTCAAGAGGATTCCGGGAATTGGTTCCAAGGTGGCCAAAGCCGCGGAGAAAGCCAAAGACAGCTTGAAGTATCTGCTGGTGCCGGGACTATTATTTGAAGAAATGGGATTTACCTATCTTGGCCCTATTAACGGTCATGATCAAATTGCTTTGGAACAGGTTCTCGAACAAGCCAAAATGGTGAAGGAACCTGTACTTGTCCATGTTTTGACTCAAAAGGGAAAGGGCTATGAGCCTTCAGAAAAAAACCCCTCCCTCTTCCATGGGGTGGGACCTTTCAATAAGGTGACAGGGGAAGTAATCAAAAAGCCGGCCCCACCTACCTATACCGAAGTCTTTGGGAAGACCCTGTGCGAGATTGCTGAAACAGATCTGCGGATTGCAGCGATTACTGCGGCCATGCCTGGTGGCACAGGCCTTAATCTCTTCGCTCAAAAATTTCCCGACCGTTTCTTTGATGTCGGAATCGCGGAACAGCATGCGGTGACCTTTTCAGCGGCCTTGGCCTTTGGGGGGATGAAGCCCGTGGTGTCCATCTATTCTACCTTTTATCAACGTGCTTATGACCAGGTTCTCCATGATGTCTGCTTGCCCCATGCCAATGTGGTCATGGCTATTGATCGTGCCGGCGTGGTCGGGGATGATGGACCGACCCATCACGGAGTTTTTGATATTTCCTTTTTAAGGGTAATACCGAATTTGGTCTTTATGGCGCCGAAGGATGAGAATGAGCTGCGCCATATGCTTTACACTTCTTTGCAACTGGACGGACCTGTCGCTTTACGTTATCCCCGTTCTGTGGGTCAAGGGGTGGAATTGACTGAAGAGCTCAAGGAACTTCCCGTGGGTAAAGCCGAGGTCATTCAAGAAGGCAAGGATATTACCCTGATTGGGATTGGTCCTATGGTGTATACCTGCATGGCCGCGGCAGTGGAGCTCCGTCACCGCGGAGTGGAAGCAACCGTCATTAATCTGCGTTATATCAATCCTTTGGATCGAGAGACGATTCTTCGCTATGCCCGGATGACCAAGCGCCTCATTACAGTCGAGGACCATATGCTGGCAGGGGGCATGGGAAGCGCCATTATAGAAGTTCTGGCTGATGAGGGATTGGCCGATGTGGTCGTCGAACGTTTAGGTTATGACGATTATGTAGATCAAGGAGCCATTTCTTTGCTGCATCAAGGGTATGGTTTATCTGTTGTTGGTATACTAAAGGCAGCGGAGCGTTTAAAGGTTTTACAGCGGATTGAGGGTAGAAGCAGTGTCTAA
- the spo0A gene encoding sporulation transcription factor Spo0A produces the protein MQKPIRVLLADDNREFVEVLKEYIIRQQDMQLVGIAYHGNEALDLIYREQPDLVVLDIIMPHLDGLGVLEKLQGDIKKPRVVILTAFGQESMTQRAVQLGADYFILKPFDLEILGKRIRQLQGVIPLAKYNNNENSGNGAAPVPPIASASPSAVGTNPRNLEVEVTRMIHQMGVPAHVKGYQYLRDAIVCVVQDVSLLGAVTKELYPMIAEKYNTTPSRVERAIRHAIELAWDRGNIEFMNRFFGYTINVDRGKPTNSEFIAMVADKLRMAKML, from the coding sequence ATGCAAAAGCCCATCAGAGTTTTATTAGCCGATGATAATCGGGAGTTTGTAGAGGTTTTAAAGGAGTATATTATACGTCAACAGGATATGCAGCTGGTAGGAATTGCCTACCATGGTAATGAAGCATTGGACCTAATCTACCGTGAACAACCCGATCTGGTGGTCTTGGACATAATCATGCCCCACCTGGATGGTCTGGGAGTTTTAGAAAAACTTCAAGGAGACATTAAGAAACCCCGCGTGGTTATACTTACAGCTTTTGGCCAAGAAAGTATGACCCAAAGAGCTGTTCAACTGGGTGCGGATTATTTTATTCTAAAGCCTTTTGACTTAGAGATACTGGGCAAAAGAATCCGCCAACTCCAAGGCGTCATTCCTTTGGCCAAATATAACAATAATGAGAACTCTGGAAACGGTGCGGCTCCGGTACCTCCTATTGCTTCGGCCTCCCCTTCAGCCGTTGGTACGAATCCACGCAATCTTGAAGTGGAAGTGACCCGTATGATCCATCAGATGGGTGTACCTGCTCATGTCAAGGGCTATCAATACTTAAGAGATGCTATCGTCTGTGTGGTTCAGGATGTATCTCTCCTGGGAGCTGTGACAAAAGAGCTTTATCCAATGATTGCTGAAAAATACAATACCACTCCCAGCCGGGTGGAACGAGCTATCCGCCATGCAATTGAGCTGGCTTGGGACCGTGGCAATATCGAATTTATGAATCGCTTTTTCGGTTATACTATCAATGTGGACCGGGGTAAACCCACCAATTCCGAATTCATC
- a CDS encoding divergent PAP2 family protein: MSVISGILDNIILISAIMAWFIAQTLKLIINFSIHRTFDVGFLFSSGGFPSSHSATVSALAIGVGKYYGWSSPIFAIAVIFGMIVMYDAAGVRRAAGKQAEVINQLVEELYQQMSHLSQERLKELIGHTPFEVFAGAIVGIIVGALM; the protein is encoded by the coding sequence ATGAGCGTAATATCAGGAATTCTCGATAATATCATACTTATCTCTGCTATTATGGCCTGGTTTATTGCCCAGACCTTGAAACTTATCATCAACTTTTCCATTCATAGAACCTTTGATGTGGGCTTCCTCTTCAGCTCAGGAGGATTTCCCAGTTCACACTCCGCTACAGTGAGTGCCCTGGCCATTGGGGTTGGGAAATACTATGGATGGAGTTCGCCGATTTTTGCTATTGCTGTGATTTTTGGCATGATTGTTATGTATGATGCGGCCGGGGTACGAAGGGCAGCCGGCAAACAAGCCGAAGTGATCAATCAATTGGTTGAGGAGCTTTATCAACAAATGTCCCATCTGTCCCAAGAACGCCTTAAGGAATTAATCGGTCATACCCCTTTTGAGGTTTTTGCCGGGGCGATTGTGGGTATTATTGTCGGGGCGTTGATGTAA
- the recN gene encoding DNA repair protein RecN has protein sequence MLTEIHVENFALMEAVQLSFSRGLTIFSGETGTGKSMLIDALGVLLGGRASTDFIRHGMEKALVEGIFEECPPEVIEGLEEAGYLLEDGQLILSREINRSGRNICRVQGRTVPLTLYRTLVQGLVDIHGQMEHQSLFNPDSHRGLLDAFGGEKQLVLLNQVNQAARAYRTLLQREQQLLRSEADRERREDILRYQIDEITLVDPQPDEEDSLLQEKKRLVNSEKIMGNITEVYALLYEGNGQSSAFDQIGRIRKALQEILRYDEDCSTMLEPIESIYYMIEDLASQVMSYREGFDFDPGRLDQIEERLIQLQRLRKYGHTVQEVLQTKEEMLKELHTITHLQGELEALVRDKEKSLKGYEQKAKVLSQLRGFQAQRLAEGLKEECADLGLEKSSFEVHFTALSEPQVGGSEQAEFYFSANVGEPLKPLAKVASGGEMSRLMLAMKSLLSKIESVGTFVFDEVDSGVGGRTIQKVGEKLAKIAEGKQVFCITHAAQVAAFGDHHFGIQKEIINERTRTRIQQLTEEERIHELARMLGGDEETIALEHARNLRKKI, from the coding sequence ATGTTAACAGAAATCCATGTGGAGAATTTCGCCTTGATGGAAGCGGTGCAATTATCCTTTTCCAGGGGATTGACTATTTTTTCGGGAGAAACGGGTACGGGTAAATCCATGCTTATTGATGCTCTTGGGGTATTGCTTGGGGGTAGAGCCAGCACGGATTTTATTCGCCATGGTATGGAAAAAGCTTTGGTGGAGGGAATTTTTGAAGAATGTCCCCCGGAGGTTATTGAAGGTCTGGAAGAAGCCGGTTATCTTCTTGAAGACGGCCAACTTATCCTTTCCCGTGAAATTAATCGCAGTGGCAGAAATATCTGTCGTGTTCAAGGAAGAACAGTCCCCTTAACCCTCTATCGAACCTTAGTCCAGGGTTTGGTGGATATCCACGGTCAAATGGAACACCAATCCCTGTTTAACCCGGACAGTCATCGCGGGTTACTGGATGCTTTCGGAGGAGAGAAGCAGCTGGTGCTCCTTAACCAGGTAAATCAAGCGGCCAGAGCTTATCGCACTCTTCTCCAAAGAGAGCAGCAACTTCTGCGCAGCGAAGCGGACAGAGAGCGTCGTGAAGATATTTTGCGCTATCAAATCGATGAGATCACCTTGGTCGATCCTCAACCGGATGAAGAGGACTCATTATTACAGGAAAAGAAGCGTTTGGTCAATTCGGAAAAGATCATGGGAAATATTACGGAAGTGTATGCCCTTTTATATGAGGGCAATGGGCAATCCTCCGCTTTTGATCAAATCGGACGGATAAGGAAAGCATTGCAGGAAATCCTCCGGTATGATGAGGACTGCAGCACTATGCTTGAGCCTATCGAGTCCATTTATTACATGATTGAAGATTTGGCCTCTCAAGTCATGTCTTACCGGGAAGGCTTTGACTTTGATCCTGGTCGCTTAGACCAAATCGAGGAACGCTTAATCCAATTGCAGCGTTTGCGAAAATACGGACACACGGTGCAGGAGGTTCTCCAAACCAAAGAAGAGATGTTGAAAGAGCTTCATACCATAACCCATCTCCAGGGTGAGCTTGAGGCTTTGGTCCGGGATAAGGAAAAAAGCCTCAAGGGCTATGAACAAAAAGCCAAGGTGTTATCCCAGCTCCGGGGATTTCAAGCTCAACGGTTAGCAGAAGGTTTGAAAGAAGAATGTGCTGATTTGGGGTTGGAGAAAAGCAGTTTCGAGGTTCATTTCACAGCCTTGAGTGAGCCTCAAGTCGGTGGATCCGAACAGGCTGAATTTTATTTTAGTGCCAATGTGGGGGAACCCCTTAAGCCTCTGGCCAAGGTAGCCTCGGGTGGAGAGATGTCCCGCTTAATGTTGGCCATGAAAAGCTTACTCTCGAAAATTGAAAGTGTGGGAACCTTTGTCTTTGATGAAGTGGACAGCGGTGTCGGTGGGCGTACCATTCAGAAGGTAGGAGAAAAGTTAGCCAAGATAGCCGAGGGAAAACAGGTTTTTTGTATAACCCATGCTGCTCAAGTGGCCGCTTTTGGGGATCATCATTTTGGCATTCAAAAAGAAATTATCAATGAAAGAACGCGAACCCGCATTCAACAGTTAACGGAAGAAGAGAGGATTCATGAATTGGCCCGTATGCTGGGCGGAGATGAAGAAACGATTGCTCTGGAGCATGCACGCAACCTTAGGAAAAAAATTTAA
- a CDS encoding TlyA family RNA methyltransferase yields the protein MSKGKERLDSLLVKKGLSPSREKAKAAVMAGLVFSQGQRLDKPGLELAEDTVLEVRGDLIPYVSRGGLKLEKALKVFPASFAGAVVADIGASTGGFTDCALQNGAQRVYAIDVGYGQLDWKLRTDSRVVCMERVNARYLKRDSLPEQVDFVVSDVAFISVTKIFPAMLEILKEDGQIITLIKPQFEAGREHIGKKGVVKDPQVHQGVLVHVLEEAEKNGLKVKGLDFSPIRGPEGNIEYLAWLNREQDHSLPWRELIPEIVQDAQLGR from the coding sequence GTGTCTAAAGGAAAAGAACGACTGGATAGTTTGCTGGTAAAAAAGGGTCTGTCCCCAAGCCGGGAAAAAGCCAAGGCCGCCGTCATGGCCGGGCTGGTCTTCAGCCAGGGACAGCGGCTGGATAAACCGGGCTTGGAACTGGCAGAGGATACTGTCCTGGAAGTCAGGGGAGACTTGATACCCTATGTTTCCCGGGGCGGCCTCAAGCTGGAGAAGGCTCTCAAAGTATTTCCCGCATCCTTTGCCGGAGCTGTTGTAGCTGATATTGGGGCCTCTACCGGAGGGTTTACGGATTGTGCTTTGCAAAACGGTGCTCAGCGGGTCTATGCCATCGATGTAGGCTATGGTCAGTTGGATTGGAAGCTGCGCACGGATTCTCGGGTTGTCTGTATGGAACGCGTCAATGCCCGCTATCTTAAGCGGGATTCCTTGCCGGAACAGGTGGATTTTGTGGTGTCTGATGTGGCCTTTATCTCCGTCACGAAAATATTTCCGGCCATGCTGGAGATACTCAAAGAGGATGGCCAAATTATTACTCTGATTAAACCACAGTTCGAGGCGGGACGGGAGCATATCGGGAAAAAGGGAGTTGTGAAGGATCCCCAGGTTCACCAAGGGGTCTTAGTCCATGTTCTTGAAGAGGCGGAGAAAAATGGACTTAAGGTTAAAGGCTTGGATTTTTCCCCTATCCGAGGCCCAGAGGGAAATATCGAATATTTGGCTTGGTTAAACCGTGAACAGGATCATAGTTTGCCTTGGCGGGAACTGATTCCTGAGATTGTACAAGATGCTCAACTAGGAAGGTAG
- the xseB gene encoding exodeoxyribonuclease VII small subunit translates to METVNKELSFEEGIEHLERIVRELEQKEVPLEQALNLFRQGIELVQNCNNQLDYAEKQMQILLENPNGELEVRPADFPVEG, encoded by the coding sequence ATGGAAACAGTGAATAAAGAACTATCCTTTGAAGAGGGGATCGAGCATTTAGAGCGTATTGTACGGGAGCTAGAGCAAAAAGAAGTACCCCTTGAGCAGGCTTTGAATCTCTTTCGCCAGGGAATAGAGCTTGTTCAGAATTGCAATAACCAGCTTGATTATGCTGAAAAGCAAATGCAAATTCTCTTGGAAAATCCCAATGGGGAATTAGAAGTACGTCCGGCAGATTTTCCTGTGGAAGGATGA
- the spoIVB gene encoding SpoIVB peptidase: protein MKTKRAMVFASVLLCTFLSLNPTLHQVARLPVLQESSQSNLPQLTGVLSNLIVTEEVKAAETDAIMAANTGKSEVVQVTYKLFGLIPFKSSAIQVMPQLMLLPGGQSIGVSLQAKGVMVVGQAAVQNQEGKLVYPAKDAGIEVGDIILKIDGREMNSDQDVANAINRAGEKQGFSEILLNHNGQTTQKRVSTVYCPETNRHRVGLYVRNEAAGVGTLTFYDPTSHKYGALGHVINDVDTNQRIEILNGNVVASTIYAIEKGKRGHPGEKIGSFVNQSKFSGNIEKNTVSGIFGSLKGEVNNPYFKEPVPVGWESEIKEGPAKIYTVLEGERIEEYDVQIERIMNNRMDSKNMVIKVTDPELIEKTGGIIQGMSGSPIVQDGKIIGAVTHVFVNDASRGYGVFIQNMLKDAEIIDKKEVA from the coding sequence GTGAAAACGAAGAGAGCCATGGTCTTCGCCAGTGTTCTTCTCTGTACCTTTCTCAGTCTTAATCCAACACTCCATCAGGTAGCCAGGCTTCCGGTGCTCCAAGAATCCAGTCAGAGCAATCTTCCACAACTGACGGGAGTTTTGTCCAACCTGATCGTTACAGAAGAAGTAAAAGCTGCCGAAACGGACGCGATCATGGCTGCGAATACGGGAAAGTCTGAAGTTGTTCAGGTCACTTACAAACTGTTTGGACTGATTCCCTTTAAATCCAGTGCCATTCAAGTCATGCCCCAGCTGATGCTTTTACCAGGTGGACAATCCATTGGAGTAAGCTTACAGGCTAAAGGTGTCATGGTGGTCGGTCAAGCAGCAGTACAGAACCAAGAGGGGAAATTAGTGTATCCGGCCAAAGATGCAGGAATCGAAGTGGGAGATATCATACTAAAAATTGATGGCCGCGAAATGAACAGTGATCAGGATGTAGCCAATGCCATCAATCGTGCCGGTGAAAAGCAAGGATTCTCAGAAATTCTTTTAAATCACAATGGTCAAACCACTCAAAAGCGGGTGTCAACAGTCTATTGCCCTGAAACCAATCGTCATCGGGTAGGTCTTTATGTAAGAAATGAAGCGGCGGGTGTAGGAACTTTAACCTTCTACGATCCTACAAGTCACAAATACGGAGCCTTAGGTCATGTCATCAATGATGTGGATACCAATCAAAGAATTGAGATCCTCAACGGCAATGTGGTAGCTTCCACAATCTATGCCATTGAGAAAGGGAAACGAGGACATCCCGGAGAAAAAATTGGCTCATTCGTTAACCAATCAAAATTCTCAGGCAATATCGAGAAGAACACTGTCTCTGGAATTTTTGGTTCTTTAAAAGGAGAAGTCAATAATCCCTACTTCAAAGAACCTGTTCCCGTAGGCTGGGAATCTGAGATTAAAGAAGGGCCGGCAAAAATTTACACTGTATTAGAAGGAGAACGAATTGAAGAGTATGATGTACAGATAGAGCGGATTATGAACAATCGTATGGATAGCAAAAATATGGTTATTAAAGTAACCGACCCGGAGCTTATCGAGAAGACGGGCGGGATTATTCAGGGCATGTCAGGAAGTCCTATCGTTCAAGATGGCAAAATCATTGGAGCGGTCACTCATGTTTTTGTCAATGATGCTTCCCGTGGATATGGTGTTTTCATTCAAAATATGCTTAAGGATGCCGAAATAATTGATAAAAAAGAAGTAGCATAA
- a CDS encoding tRNA (mnm(5)s(2)U34)-methyltransferase, with product MNNRLQDIQGFLRTILRASIQPGDIVLDLTAGRGRDTLFLAQQVGGSGRVYAFDVQEVALQQTKILLEEHQVEDRVCLYHWDHGRLLEKVQCPVQAAMFNLGYLPGHSQEITTQAASTLAALEAVLQLLRQGGVIALTVYRGHPGGVEEAAAVEEFLSCLPRRKYSVLRGEYINQALNAPYWILVQKNKGDTE from the coding sequence ATGAATAACCGACTTCAAGATATACAAGGATTTCTGAGGACTATTCTTAGGGCAAGTATACAACCAGGAGATATTGTCTTGGATCTCACAGCCGGCCGGGGACGGGATACTCTGTTTCTTGCCCAGCAGGTGGGAGGGTCAGGAAGGGTTTATGCCTTTGATGTTCAGGAGGTTGCCCTTCAGCAAACCAAAATACTTCTCGAGGAACATCAAGTTGAAGATCGTGTTTGTCTGTATCATTGGGATCATGGGCGGTTACTGGAAAAGGTTCAATGCCCCGTCCAAGCAGCTATGTTTAATTTGGGATACCTGCCAGGGCATAGTCAGGAGATTACCACCCAAGCCGCCTCAACCCTTGCGGCCCTGGAGGCTGTACTCCAATTGCTTCGCCAAGGCGGTGTCATCGCGCTTACGGTGTATCGCGGTCATCCCGGTGGGGTGGAAGAAGCGGCTGCAGTGGAGGAGTTCTTAAGCTGTTTACCTCGACGAAAGTACAGTGTTTTGCGGGGAGAGTATATCAATCAAGCTCTTAATGCGCCGTACTGGATTTTGGTTCAGAAGAATAAGGGGGATACTGAATGA